GCACCTCGGAAAGCTGCCGGATTTCTTCGGCGTTCGCTTTTTGCTCGGTAATGTCCGTCTGGATCGCCACGTACCCCTCGATGTCTCCATCCCGATTCGTCACCGGAGCAATCGTCTGATGTGCAGGATACGTTTCACCACCCTTCGTTTCGTTAAGAACTTCCTCTTCCCAGATTCCGCCCTCGGTCACAGTATTCCAGAGTGCCTCGTAGTAGTCCGCGGACATCTCGCCGGATTTGAGGATGCGTGGATTCCGCCCGATCGCTTCCGTCGGTGAATAACCCGTGATGTCCTCGAAGGCCGCGTTCGCGTACGTAATGTAGCCGTCCGGATCAGTCATATACACGGCATGTCCGGCGGCGTCCACGGCTTGCTTGAACTTGCGGAGTTTCTGTTCTCGATTTTCCCGTTCCGAAATGTCACGTATCGAGGCGAACACGCCGGTTATCTCCTCGGTCTGACCTTCACGAAGGGGGTAATAGTGGACGCTCAGTGTTCGAGGGTCGCCGTTCCGGTCGGGCTGCACGCGATCGTATTTTACGGACTCACCATCTAAGGCCTGCTGGAGGTAGGTTTTAGCCGTCTCGTAGATGTCGTCCCCCAAAAGCTCACGAAGGTGCGTGCCGGCGATGTCGTCGCTCACCCCGAGAAGGTTCCGATACTGTTCGTTCGCAAAGACTACCGCTCCCTCCCGATCCAGCGCGACGAGCATGTCACTCGACCCCTCGACCGCGGCTTCGTACCGTTTCAGTTCGCGTTGCCGTTCCAGGCGCTCCGAGACGTCCCGAATAATCGCGATGTGGCCCTGCCCTGCGCCGAACTCGTCTCGGAGACGTGAGATCCGAGTTTCGCCGGGGAACACCGCCCCGGATTTGGTTTCATACGAAACCGCCGGGACGACACCGGAATCGTCTACTTCCCCCTCGAATTCTGCGACCAGATCCTGGTACTCGCGGGCCTTTTCAAAAATTTGGTGGACGGGTTGGCCCTCGATCTCCGAGAACTGGTAGCCGAACAAGTCGGTAAACGCCTGGTTGCAATTGACTATCTCACGATCAGTATTGACGACGACGATCGCATCGCGGATGCTCTCGAAGAGTCGCCGAAACTTGGTCTGGACGGTCTGAAATTCACTTTGCAGAGCCAGCGACTGGTCGCGGCGTGTGAGAAGATTGTCCAGCCGGCGTTCGATGGTTGCCTTCCCGACTGGCGCCTGAATGGATTCGTCCACGAGGGCCACGCCGTCGGCCCCGGATTCGAAGGTATCCACGTCGATGGACCTGGACGGACGCTGGATCAACAGTGTCGGGAGAAAGGCCGGATCGGCACTGGATTTTCGTTCCCGAAGGGCCTCGGAATAAGTCGGCAACTCGGCGATGTCGACGACGTAGCAATCAGCCGACTGGAGTGTCTCATCGGCGATGACTTCGTACCGGTCTCCCAGGAGGTGGGTCAACGCTTGCTCGTCGCCCCGCTCGTTGACCACCAGTTGAATTGTTGCCCGGCTTTCGTTACTGCCGCCGGCGTCACTCATTGTCCCCGACAGGGGTTGGTCGTCCCTGTAGGATTCCCTGCACGTCGTCGAACGGGGACTCGATGACGACACCCTCGTCCTCGACGATCGAGAACCGGTGAAACCGCCTGTCGAAACTTCCCAATCGCTTCTTCAACACGCCGATCGTCCGGTGCAACTCGCCCTGCAACTCGATGTAGGACAGAAAGAGAATGTTGTCCGCCAGATAGCTGGTGTTTTCGCTCGTCGGGTTGTGATTGCCGGTCAGCTGTTGGTTCTCGTCCGTAATGACCACGGACACCCCCTTGTTCTTCAGTTCGCGAGTGAGTGCGTGGAGCCGACGGACGAGCCGCTGTTTGTCCCCTTGCAGAGAGATCTTGAACCCGGACAACCCGTCGATCAACACCATGTTGGCGTCCATCTCCGTGACGTCCTGCAGCACGATTCTGGTGAATTCCTCGGCGGACAGAACGAGTGGTTCGATTTCCTTGAGGCGGAACTCGTCCTGTTCGAGGTACTCCGACACCGGAATGCCGAGATTGTCCGCCCGATACCTGAATTGGTCGACTGACTCCTCGAAGAGATAGCCCAGCGCGTTGCCCTCACTTCTGAGCGCGCCTTCGAGCAACTGGGCGCCGATCGTGGATTTACCGATGCCTGTCGGCCCGCTAACGAACGTGATGGATCCCTGTTCCAACCCCCCGTCGAGCAACCCGTCCAGGCCGTCGTGGCCGGTGGAGTTCAGTTGCGGGTCGAAGGTCCGCTCGCTATGGTCCGGAATCAGTTGGGGGAACACTTCGATGCCGTGATCCCGGATTTCCAGGCCGTGGGTCCCGTCACGCTGGCCGATTCCCCGGTGTTTCTGGATCCCGATTCGTCGTTCGCCCTCGTCCAGGTGAAGCGAGATGATCCCGTCACTCAGTGATGCGATATCAGTTTGGACCGCCCCTCCCCGGTTCCGATCAGAGCGGATCGTCCGCGTGACGAGGATGGTAATGTCCCGGTCTTTCAAAAATCGAATGAACGACTGGAGGCGTTTCCTGTACTGATACTCGTCACGCTCCACGTACTGCAACTGCGTGATCGGATCGAGCAACACCCGCGAGGGATCCGTTTCCTTGATGGCGTCGTGGATATCCTCGGTGAACCGCTCGGATTCGATCTCGCTCGTCTCGACCAGATCGTAAGCGATGTCATCCGCGAAAAAGTCCGTCCCGGGGCCGATGTCGAGAAACTCCGCCTCCCCGATCTCCAGGCCGACCTGACGCGAATTGGCGAGGATATCGCGTTGAGACTCCTCGCCGTGAATGTAGACGACGGTCTCGTCGTTTTCGAGGCCTGCTTCGAGGAAATGTTGTCCGATCAGCGTTTTTCCCGAGCCGGATACCCCCTGAACAAGATAGACACGGCCGCGTTGATACCCACCTCGCAACAACTCGTCGAGTTCCGGGATGCCCGAGTGGATCAACTCGGCGCTGCTTTGGGTGTTGCTACCATTCATTAGTCTGATTGTCTCGTTTTAGGTCATCGACACTTGGCGACCTATACCTCGTTGTTTCAACTAGTTAGTGGTATTCCACGGCTTTAGGTGTTGCCTGATCTACCAAGTAGTTCTGTTATACTGACGGGCGGAATTAATCACCTGGGGGTTGAACCTTGCTGGCCGCTGGAAAACGTCGCTACGCGCGTGAACGTCTCGGTTGAAACCAACGAACCGCACTCCGACAAAGTCGACCCCGACCAGCGACGGCAACGACTCCGCCATCGAATGGAAAAGCGGCGTCGGCCGTTGCTCGATCAGCTCAAAAACAACGCGTAATCTTAAGCCGTTCGACAGTAACCACCCAGTAGGGAATGGCGATCGAACTCAGCGAGGCCTTCGTCCGACTCGTCGGCCCCTCACCAGTGATTCAGGCGCTCGCTGGCGGCCTCGTCATCGCCTTCATGAACCTGGTCGGGGCGTCACTCGTTCTCGTCTGGCGGAACCCATCCGAGAGAGCCCTCGACGGCATGTTGGGATTCGCGGCCGGCGTGATGCTCGCCGCGGCGTTCACCAGCCTCATCATCCCGGGAATCGAGCAGTATTCCGGTGGCAACCCGATTCCCACACTCATTGGGGTGGGTCTCGGTGCACTCTTCCTCGATCGGGCGGACAGACTGGTCCCCCACGCCCACTACCTGCTGACCGGACGACCGCGAGGGGACGCGGCGAAACAGGGCCAGACCCATCCCATCTCCGAGGACCGACTGTCTGGGTTGGTGCTTTTCATTTTGGCGATTACGTTGCACAACATGCCCGAAGGACTGGCGGTGGGAGTGGGATTCGGGGCCGCTGGAGGAGCGGTCGACCAACTCGGTGGCGCGCTGTCCTTGATGTTCGCGATCGGGCTGCAGAACATCCCCGAAGGGCTAGCCGTGTCGGTCGCGGCGATCAACGCCGGCCTGGATCGCCGACTCTATGCGGCGATTGCGGGAGTTCGTGCCGGAGCGGTCGAGATCCCGCTCGCGGTGCTTGGGGCACTCGCCGTCTCGACTGTAGAGCCCCTGCTCCCCTACGCCATGGGCTTTGCCGCAGGTGCCATGCTGTTCGTGATCTCCGATGAGATCATTCCCGAGACCCACCGGAGCGGGTACGAACGCGTGGCGACCCTCGGACTGCTGGCCGGCGTCATCATCATGATCTATCTGGACATCGCGCTGGCAGGGTGAGTCTGCGGGGAGCGGACACGCTCAGACCAAGGTGTGGAACGCGCAGAAGCGGGAATACCCCCACGTTTCGATGAATTCGACTGAAATCCCGTCGAACGCCACGTACTGGGATAGAACGGCGAAAATCGAGTTCCAAATCGGGAACAATCCGCTCGAAATCAGGTTCAGGGCTTTCCCCCCTTTTGTGTCCCAGTCGAATACGCTCAGTCGCGATGATCGAAGCAGACCCACTCACGATCGTAACGGTCGCGACCGACGCGGGACAGACACTGCTGCAGGCCGGCCCACCGAGTGACCTCCCCGCACAGGTACCCGACTTCGTTGGTGAATTGCTGGACACGGTTCGAAACTCGACGGGCGAGGGTGGACTGGGCGAGACCATCAGCGAACTGACCCCTGGCGGAAGTGACGGTGCTGGCGCGGCGGGCCAGGGTGCTGGCGCTGGTGCCGAGAACGCATCGAAGTAAGCTACAAAAGCGGATCAGGCCGAACGAGCGGCAACACGTTCACGATCCCGAGTTTCGGAACGCCCCACCGGTCACGTATTTTGGGAATCTTGAAGGCCAACAGGAAAGAACGGGTCAGTCAGCAGCATGCACACGAAAGCGTCCAACCGAGACCGGATCCACTCCATATGAAAGACGCAAACCTCCTGGCTGACGTTCTGGTTCCGATCCTGTTTTTCCTGGGTGCCCTCGTCTTCACCGGCGGATGGCTGGAAACAGGCCAGATCACATTCGCCATCGTCGCGCTCCTGCTCGTGCTCGTGACGATATATGGCGTCTACCGGCTCGGAAAGCTGTACCTCAACTGAGATTGACCGAACTCAGTCCCGCTGGGGCTTGTAGTTTGGCGCTTCGTCGGTAATCATCACGTCGTGGGGGTGGCTCTCCTGCTGGCCGGCCTGCGAGACCCGGACGAATCGAGCTTTCTCCTTCAGGTCGGTCACGCTGTGGGCCCCTGCATAACCCATTCCGGACTGGATTCCGCCGACGAGCTGGTGGAGTTCGTTCGCAAGCGGGCCCTTGTACGGGGTCGCGGCTTCGACCCCTTCGGGCACGTAGTCGTCCTCGTCCTCTGTCTCCTCTTTGAGATACCGTTCGCCACCGCCGGACTGCATCGCACCCACACTGCCCATGCCACGGTACTGCTTGTACTTCTTGCCCTTGATCGTAATCACCCGCCCCGGTGCTTCGTCGGTTCCAGCGAAGTACGATCCCAGCATCACTGCATCGGCCCCTGCTGCGAGTGCCTTGGCGGCGTCCCCGGAGTACCGAATACCGCCGTCGGCGATCACCGGCACGTCCTCCTCGGCGGCGACGTCTGCTACCTCGGCGACGGCAGTGACCTGGGGCATCCCCGCCCCGCTGACGACCCGCGTGGTGCAGATGCTCCCCGGGCCGATCCCGACCTTCAGGCCATCAGCGAAGTCCACGATGTCACGGGCCGCCTCTTCGGTTCCGATGTTGCCCACGATGACATCAGCGTCGACCATGTCCTTGATCTCGCGCGCGCTGTCGACAACGTTGAGGTTGTGCGCGTGAGCGGTGTCGATGAAGATGGCGTCGGCTCCGGCCTCGTCCACGGCCACGGCTCGATCCTGTTCGAACGGACCGACGGCCACACCGACCCGGAGCCGGCCGTCGTCGTCACGAACAGCCTGTTCGTGTTCGCGCCGGGCGAGGATGCCCTGCATCGTGACCAGGCCGACCAAGCGGTCGTCCTCGTCCACGATGGGGACCCGCTCGATCTTGTGCTCGTACATGAGCTCCAGCGCTTCCCGCGGAGTGACGTCAGCGCCGGCCGTAATGACCTCGTCGGTCATGGCCTCACGAACTGCGTCGTAGTCCCCGACTTCCAGATACGGACGGATGTCCGTCCCGGAGATGATTCCCAGAACCGAATCGTCCTCGTCGACGACCGGAGCGCCGCTCACGCCTTCGGCACTCATCATCGCATCGACCTCGCTGACCGTCTGGTCGGGAGCTGCGGTGACGACGTTCTCGCGGCGGATGATGGTCTCGTCCGCTCGTTTGACTTGTTCGACCTCCGCGACGGCCTGTTCCGTGCTCATGTTCTGGTGGAGCACGCCGAGACCTCCCTCTCGAGCCATCCCGATCGCCATTTCGGCCTCGGTGACGGTGTCCATCGCCGCCGAGAGGATGGGAATCTGGAGTTCGATGTTCTTCGAAACCCTGGTGCTCACGTCTGCCTCGTCGGGCTCGACGCGGCTCTCGGCCGGTCGGAGCAGTACGTCGTCGAACGTGAGTGCCTCCGGGACCTGCAGCTTCTCGGTGAACGTCCCTGCCGGGGGAGAATCCTTCGCCATGTAGTACGCAGCAACTGCTGGGCCAAAAGGGTTGCGAGAACCGGAAACCGAATGCCGCACGTTCCATGTGGCCGCCTCTCACGCTATATTTATGAGGGAACCCGACCGACATACGTGTATGGACCCCGTCAGTTCCATTGCCGAATGTATCGCCGGCGAACAGCCTCTCGCCACCGGCGACAACACATTTTTCGGCAAACAGAATGTGAACGCGGGGAATTCGGTCTGGCTCATGCGGGCCGACGGTCGCAGGCATCACCGCATACATCGCCAGCACCCACATGGTTATGGGCACCCAGCCTAGTCGATGAGTAGCTCACGCCACCCGATCGCGCTTCGCCTCGAGCAGCAGGTGGGCGGTGCCACCAAGCTCCTGGCGACGGTCATGCTCCTCCCGCTCATCGACGGGATATTTCCGGCGCTAGTCCTCGCAGACGCGCTCTCGAGTACGGTTGGCATCCTCCAGGTTGGACTGCTGGTCTTCGGTGGGAGTGCCACCGTGGCCGTCGTCCTCGTCGAGATGGAGGCCGACCCGGTCCAGCAGTCAAAGGAGGTCCTCATGGTCGGGATCCCGTTGATCCTGATTGCGGGGCTGGAAGCCGCGATGGCCCCGACGATCGCGAGTGTCATCGACGTGGTCATCTTCGAGCGCTTTGCGGCCATCGTCATCGTGGCAATCGCCGCGAAGACCGCCAGTTCGACCATCGGGGAATATCTGCCGCGCGCGAGTGTGATCATCGGCCTGGGTGCCATCGCCAGCCTCAACCCCGGAGCCTTCTCCGTCGCGGTCACGACGGATCTCGAACTCGTGGCCCGGGCGATGGCCGCCGGTGGCACGGGCGTCGGCTTCGCCCTGCTCCTGGTCCTGCTTCGCCCGCGGATCGAGCACATGGTCGATATCGACCGCTTCCGCTTCGGCAGCGCGGTCGCACTGGGGACACTCGCGCTCTCGATCATCGGGCTCGTGCCCACCGAAGCCCCGCTGCCGGTGTTCGCCATGGCCGCGCTCCTGGCGATCGACCCGACGGACGAGTCCGAGGAGTCCGCAACCGAGACGCTCACGCCCCGGACCC
This region of Halodesulfurarchaeum sp. HSR-GB genomic DNA includes:
- the guaB gene encoding IMP dehydrogenase, encoding MAKDSPPAGTFTEKLQVPEALTFDDVLLRPAESRVEPDEADVSTRVSKNIELQIPILSAAMDTVTEAEMAIGMAREGGLGVLHQNMSTEQAVAEVEQVKRADETIIRRENVVTAAPDQTVSEVDAMMSAEGVSGAPVVDEDDSVLGIISGTDIRPYLEVGDYDAVREAMTDEVITAGADVTPREALELMYEHKIERVPIVDEDDRLVGLVTMQGILARREHEQAVRDDDGRLRVGVAVGPFEQDRAVAVDEAGADAIFIDTAHAHNLNVVDSAREIKDMVDADVIVGNIGTEEAARDIVDFADGLKVGIGPGSICTTRVVSGAGMPQVTAVAEVADVAAEEDVPVIADGGIRYSGDAAKALAAGADAVMLGSYFAGTDEAPGRVITIKGKKYKQYRGMGSVGAMQSGGGERYLKEETEDEDDYVPEGVEAATPYKGPLANELHQLVGGIQSGMGYAGAHSVTDLKEKARFVRVSQAGQQESHPHDVMITDEAPNYKPQRD
- a CDS encoding PAS domain S-box protein, which encodes MSDAGGSNESRATIQLVVNERGDEQALTHLLGDRYEVIADETLQSADCYVVDIAELPTYSEALRERKSSADPAFLPTLLIQRPSRSIDVDTFESGADGVALVDESIQAPVGKATIERRLDNLLTRRDQSLALQSEFQTVQTKFRRLFESIRDAIVVVNTDREIVNCNQAFTDLFGYQFSEIEGQPVHQIFEKAREYQDLVAEFEGEVDDSGVVPAVSYETKSGAVFPGETRISRLRDEFGAGQGHIAIIRDVSERLERQRELKRYEAAVEGSSDMLVALDREGAVVFANEQYRNLLGVSDDIAGTHLRELLGDDIYETAKTYLQQALDGESVKYDRVQPDRNGDPRTLSVHYYPLREGQTEEITGVFASIRDISERENREQKLRKFKQAVDAAGHAVYMTDPDGYITYANAAFEDITGYSPTEAIGRNPRILKSGEMSADYYEALWNTVTEGGIWEEEVLNETKGGETYPAHQTIAPVTNRDGDIEGYVAIQTDITEQKANAEEIRQLSEVRRISSAVNQLIARMGPREDVLPQVLDSIASSDRFGCTFFAELDAGAVEFRCESGSELDRAAVGQFHTEAYVEAVTDAGVYHLKDVTTGPFQQHVEPGPSHEGYGIEIAHDDHTYGVLTVHFPPDEPASDEEIQLLIDLADDIGLYLHAKETEEERQTFAEIVQQIDDPIMLQDLDGKFEVINPAVARHADLPKEKLLGRDEFAFMEPADATEISRQKDRVLKHEAATEYEMEVSLPETGERVFSTTRYPHYDLDGELDGTIAICRDVTDLKTREEHLRVIDRLLRHNLNNDMTVILGNAEQIRTDPAADVSQLAERIIDTGTGLVELAKKERQIVEILSGSKTPEKVALSRVVTRIRRRLSDQYPNGTVVVEGTLDSAIQAVPEIEQALSELLENGLKHHDDGRPIVTVATERDGDYLIIRIKDQGPGIPKMERQIIEGDADRTSLLHGSGLGLWLVKHIVTQSNGSLEFEENEPRGSIITVRLPLWRSQGL
- a CDS encoding DUF5794 domain-containing protein — protein: MSSSRHPIALRLEQQVGGATKLLATVMLLPLIDGIFPALVLADALSSTVGILQVGLLVFGGSATVAVVLVEMEADPVQQSKEVLMVGIPLILIAGLEAAMAPTIASVIDVVIFERFAAIVIVAIAAKTASSTIGEYLPRASVIIGLGAIASLNPGAFSVAVTTDLELVARAMAAGGTGVGFALLLVLLRPRIEHMVDIDRFRFGSAVALGTLALSIIGLVPTEAPLPVFAMAALLAIDPTDESEESATETLTPRTPTSTDGGSDGVTTTDEETKDQYGYPGEGEEDRAPWV
- a CDS encoding ATPase domain-containing protein; amino-acid sequence: MNGSNTQSSAELIHSGIPELDELLRGGYQRGRVYLVQGVSGSGKTLIGQHFLEAGLENDETVVYIHGEESQRDILANSRQVGLEIGEAEFLDIGPGTDFFADDIAYDLVETSEIESERFTEDIHDAIKETDPSRVLLDPITQLQYVERDEYQYRKRLQSFIRFLKDRDITILVTRTIRSDRNRGGAVQTDIASLSDGIISLHLDEGERRIGIQKHRGIGQRDGTHGLEIRDHGIEVFPQLIPDHSERTFDPQLNSTGHDGLDGLLDGGLEQGSITFVSGPTGIGKSTIGAQLLEGALRSEGNALGYLFEESVDQFRYRADNLGIPVSEYLEQDEFRLKEIEPLVLSAEEFTRIVLQDVTEMDANMVLIDGLSGFKISLQGDKQRLVRRLHALTRELKNKGVSVVITDENQQLTGNHNPTSENTSYLADNILFLSYIELQGELHRTIGVLKKRLGSFDRRFHRFSIVEDEGVVIESPFDDVQGILQGRPTPVGDNE
- a CDS encoding ZIP family metal transporter — translated: MAIELSEAFVRLVGPSPVIQALAGGLVIAFMNLVGASLVLVWRNPSERALDGMLGFAAGVMLAAAFTSLIIPGIEQYSGGNPIPTLIGVGLGALFLDRADRLVPHAHYLLTGRPRGDAAKQGQTHPISEDRLSGLVLFILAITLHNMPEGLAVGVGFGAAGGAVDQLGGALSLMFAIGLQNIPEGLAVSVAAINAGLDRRLYAAIAGVRAGAVEIPLAVLGALAVSTVEPLLPYAMGFAAGAMLFVISDEIIPETHRSGYERVATLGLLAGVIIMIYLDIALAG